One genomic region from Nilaparvata lugens isolate BPH chromosome 3, ASM1435652v1, whole genome shotgun sequence encodes:
- the LOC111059556 gene encoding GPI transamidase component PIG-S — MPGKYLDNGVVVGNRRSIYFTRNDLSKVVKVLNTWILQSEDLLNTVLSALTHRSINQIQKRVVKQESRVRASPEYDLIFSTISPQPEKVKLDYDQAAAVTNFFAPLISQLSPIANHRLKSQWLYFVELGQQPKLDEPNKYVLTHDQLPHIISPLEKKLGSGVSTHPCLHFVTYTSLCEETPLYLKAKNGSLVNAVFSPRWGGIQLLNPSQEHCDGSKPLTPHVPKLMATFLIQLRVLLGITDQYASIPGATILPLPSVKLRDWELDVLFRFRTVEQMSLAQMTLQSLSQLLEEISNIVINEEVGASVSDAVYHVELGQSALHEGDLEAALSHSKQAYQSAENAFTHPSLLALLYFPDDQKYAVYIPLFIPIMIPVLLSMKSIKLWKRVLRGKSQKTD; from the coding sequence ATGCCAGGGAAGTATTTAGACAATGGTGTTGTTGTTGGTAATCGTCGTAGTATCTACTTTACCAGAAATGATCTTTCAAAAGTTGTTAAAGTGCTGAACACTTGGATTCTTCAATCTGAAGACTTGCTGAACACTGTTCTATCGGCTCTAACACatcgatcaatcaatcagaTTCAGAAGCGTGTTGTCAAACAAGAAAGCAGAGTACGAGCTTCTCCAGAGTACGATCTGATCTTTTCTACAATAAGCCCTCAGCCAGAAAAAGTTAAATTGGACTACGATCAAGCAGCGGCTGTTACAAATTTCTTCGCACCTCTTATATCACAACTGTCACCAATAGCTAATCACAGACTGAAATCTCAGTGGCTGTACTTTGTCGAACTGGGCCAACAACCCAAGTTGGATGAGCCGAATAAATATGTACTAACCCACGATCAACTACCGCACATCATATCACCTCTGGAAAAGAAGTTGGGGTCTGGCGTATCCACACATCCTTGCCTCCATTTTGTAACTTACACATCACTGTGTGAGGAGACGCCTCTGTATCTGAAAGCAAAGAATGGATCTTTGGTGAATGCTGTGTTTTCTCCTCGTTGGGGTGGAATACAATTGCTAAATCCCAGTCAAGAACACTGCGATGGCTCGAAACCTCTCACGCCACACGTTCCCAAGTTGATGGCTACATTTTTGATCCAATTGAGAGTGCTGCTTGGAATCACAGATCAGTATGCCTCAATACCAGGCGCCACCATTCTTCCATTGCCTTCAGTAAAACTTCGCGATTGGGAGTTGGATGTGCTCTTCAGATtcaggactgtggaacagatgAGCTTGGCCCAAATGACTCTTCAGTCATTATCGCAACTTCTAGAAGAGATAAGCAACATAGTGATAAATGAAGAGGTTGGTGCTTCAGTTTCTGACGCCGTTTATCATGTTGAGCTAGGTCAGAGCGCTCTGCACGAGGGAGATCTGGAGGCTGCTCTCAGTCATTCGAAGCAGGCTTACCAATCCGCTGAGAACGCTTTCACTCATCCCTCGCTTTTGGCTCTCTTGTACTTCCCCGATGATCAGAAGTATGCTGTTTACATTCCGCTCTTCATTCCCATTATGATTCCAGTACTGCTATCAATGAAAAGCATCAAATTATGGAAAAGGGTTTTGCGTGGAAAGTCACAAAAGACGgactaa